In Devosia sp. XK-2, one DNA window encodes the following:
- a CDS encoding DUF5054 domain-containing protein, with the protein MAGQHIHLVFKTHLDIGFTDLAAKVRQQYHHQFIPQAIATGEHFFAEHPRKPQFIWTTGAWLIWDHLNSQGAEQVRRLEQAIERGLITWHALPFTTHTELMSPATFRAGLSYAQELDQRFGRKTIAAKMTDVPGHTLGMVPLLAGAGIRFLHLGVNTASPVPDVPPIFRWQAPGGEEVVVMYQGSYGATDFPAGDDIGLSFAHTNDNIGPQSVGQTVEAIRHLGREHPGATIAASTLDAFGGEMWARRDKLPVVTQEIGDSWIHGAGSDPHKLARLRALQRLYDGFDTIDEKRRAFGRGLAMVAEHTWGVDIKTYLRDETAWDRPDFEAARRADYRFAYTEQSWAEQRAYLDDALANLSPADRNLAARDLNAFAVPAAAAPIQGTRLQDNGWSADLDPATGDLLNLTGPHGRSATGQNNSLIGYRHESYDSAELQKHLDSYLLHRAEWAVLDHDKPGLARAGTARSTTFAPRLLGIADANRAILAMPNPATSELGAPPRCEYSLKGAGDTAELTLILRDKPANRMPEAGFLHLCPQALVATRLKKLGLWHDSANQVRRAGGQLQAIEALTLECATASLRVEPLDCALIGPAAAPFMPFQPDMPDWSSGARFNLYNNKWGTNFPMWWEGTIAFRFVLRLSAAA; encoded by the coding sequence ATGGCAGGTCAACATATCCACCTGGTCTTCAAGACGCATCTCGACATCGGCTTCACCGATCTGGCGGCCAAGGTCAGGCAACAATATCATCACCAGTTCATTCCGCAGGCTATTGCGACCGGCGAGCATTTCTTTGCCGAACATCCCCGGAAGCCGCAATTCATCTGGACCACGGGCGCCTGGCTGATCTGGGATCATCTCAATTCGCAGGGAGCCGAACAGGTTCGTCGTCTCGAACAGGCCATCGAACGCGGTCTGATTACCTGGCACGCATTGCCTTTCACCACCCATACCGAATTGATGTCGCCAGCCACCTTCCGGGCCGGGCTGAGCTATGCGCAAGAGCTGGACCAGCGCTTTGGCCGCAAGACCATCGCCGCCAAGATGACCGACGTTCCCGGCCATACATTGGGCATGGTGCCCTTGCTGGCAGGGGCCGGAATCCGGTTTCTTCACTTGGGCGTTAACACCGCCAGCCCCGTGCCCGATGTGCCGCCGATCTTTCGCTGGCAGGCGCCAGGCGGCGAGGAAGTGGTGGTCATGTATCAGGGCTCCTATGGCGCCACCGATTTTCCCGCAGGGGACGATATTGGCCTGAGCTTTGCGCACACCAACGACAATATCGGGCCGCAAAGTGTCGGCCAGACGGTCGAGGCCATTCGGCATCTAGGCCGCGAACATCCCGGCGCGACAATCGCCGCCTCGACTCTGGATGCCTTCGGCGGCGAAATGTGGGCACGCCGGGACAAGCTGCCCGTCGTCACGCAGGAAATTGGCGATAGCTGGATCCACGGTGCGGGCAGCGATCCCCACAAACTCGCCCGGTTGCGTGCCCTGCAGCGGCTCTATGACGGGTTCGACACCATTGACGAGAAGCGCCGCGCTTTTGGCCGGGGCCTCGCCATGGTTGCCGAACACACTTGGGGCGTCGATATCAAGACCTATCTGCGCGACGAGACAGCCTGGGATCGCCCCGATTTCGAGGCCGCCCGCCGCGCGGACTATCGCTTTGCCTATACCGAGCAATCCTGGGCCGAGCAGCGCGCCTATCTCGACGATGCCCTGGCCAATCTGTCGCCGGCAGACCGCAACCTGGCGGCCCGGGACCTCAATGCGTTCGCCGTCCCCGCCGCGGCCGCACCAATCCAGGGCACCCGGCTGCAAGATAACGGCTGGTCCGCGGACCTCGATCCTGCGACCGGCGATCTGCTGAACCTGACCGGCCCACACGGCCGCTCCGCCACCGGCCAAAACAATTCGCTGATCGGCTACCGCCACGAAAGCTACGATAGTGCCGAACTGCAAAAGCATCTCGACAGCTATCTCCTGCACCGCGCCGAATGGGCCGTTCTGGATCACGACAAGCCCGGCCTCGCCCGGGCCGGGACCGCGCGCAGCACGACCTTCGCCCCTCGTCTCCTTGGCATCGCCGATGCCAATCGCGCCATTCTCGCCATGCCGAACCCTGCCACGAGCGAACTCGGCGCCCCGCCACGCTGCGAGTATAGTCTCAAGGGCGCGGGCGACACGGCCGAACTGACCCTGATCCTGCGCGACAAGCCAGCCAACCGCATGCCCGAGGCCGGTTTCCTGCATCTGTGCCCACAGGCTCTCGTCGCGACGCGGCTGAAAAAGCTGGGCCTCTGGCACGACAGCGCCAACCAGGTCCGCCGCGCCGGCGGACAACTCCAGGCAATTGAAGCGCTTACGCTTGAATGCGCAACCGCTTCATTACGCGTCGAGCCTCTCGACTGCGCGCTGATCGGGCCGGCCGCCGCGCCTTTCATGCCCTTCCAGCCCGACATGCCGGATTGGTCGTCCGGCGCCCGCTTCAATCTCTACAACAATAAATGGGGCACCAATTTCCCCATGTGGTGGGAGGGCACCATCGCCTTCCGGTTTGTCCTGAGGCTGAGCGCCGCCGCCTGA
- a CDS encoding adenine deaminase C-terminal domain-containing protein: MVGLPDDLIINARDEVAIRRHLALVALGKAAADRVVRIGRLLDVYGRNWHEDQEIVISGRRIAWVGPSGAWRGEAAERIDRSSLAAVPGFGEVHKHIESSHLTPEWEAALVLPHGCTWTCEASHEFSNVDGPRNLEFWMTARKAGSPAKIFPLPGSAVPPTAYEWGGGHYGFDEQNGFLRDHMTVPGLDEVMDWPAVWNPRNPSHDRLWGMIEATFAQRGVVEGHAAGMRAIDDISAFAAAGMASDHEAWTADEVADKLRRGLFMELRPHSLKEMLEGLIAAGQQDWSNFALCTDDRSASDTLKLGATDHNVRLAMEAGLPLEVAVQMVTINPARHMRLTPWVGAIAPGRYADLVLLDEVEKLSIAEVWADGGQVSEGQSYIAPVPEIAWPHWATHTVNIQRQLRAEDFAIPAPAGAQDTANAALLRPFHWHDEFITTTLPVKNGLVQRDADRNITKFAIVDRFSGEGKTAKMFWLGTGPRTPDTALACSMGHDKHNIWVVGSSDEAMALAVNTLTDMQGGWALVSGGAVLARVHYEVGGLMTCRPAAELDAEMAALYAAGANIEWMYEPTFSPRWWPGFPERLAFATLTCAPWRWVLVAPSPLAPEGFVNVATGETHKVVW; the protein is encoded by the coding sequence ATGGTCGGTCTTCCAGACGATCTCATCATCAATGCGCGCGATGAAGTCGCCATCCGCAGACATTTGGCACTGGTGGCGCTGGGCAAGGCCGCTGCAGACCGGGTAGTCAGGATCGGCCGGCTGCTCGATGTCTATGGCCGAAACTGGCATGAGGATCAGGAGATCGTCATTTCTGGCCGTCGGATTGCCTGGGTAGGGCCGAGCGGGGCATGGCGGGGCGAGGCAGCCGAACGGATCGACCGGTCGTCGCTGGCTGCCGTGCCCGGTTTTGGCGAGGTACACAAGCATATCGAATCGAGCCACCTGACCCCGGAATGGGAAGCGGCGCTGGTGCTGCCGCATGGCTGCACCTGGACCTGCGAGGCCAGCCATGAATTTTCCAATGTGGATGGGCCGCGCAATCTCGAATTCTGGATGACCGCCCGCAAGGCCGGTTCGCCCGCCAAGATATTTCCCCTGCCCGGCTCGGCCGTGCCGCCGACCGCCTATGAATGGGGCGGCGGCCATTATGGTTTTGACGAACAGAACGGTTTTTTGCGCGACCATATGACCGTGCCTGGCCTTGACGAAGTCATGGACTGGCCGGCGGTGTGGAACCCTCGAAACCCCTCCCATGATCGGCTCTGGGGCATGATCGAGGCCACGTTTGCGCAGCGGGGCGTCGTCGAGGGCCATGCCGCCGGCATGCGGGCTATCGACGATATCAGCGCTTTCGCCGCTGCCGGCATGGCATCGGACCATGAGGCCTGGACGGCGGACGAGGTCGCAGACAAGTTGCGGCGGGGGCTGTTCATGGAGCTGCGGCCCCATTCGCTCAAGGAGATGCTCGAAGGGCTTATCGCCGCCGGGCAGCAGGACTGGTCGAATTTCGCGCTCTGTACCGATGATCGCAGCGCGTCCGACACGCTCAAGCTGGGCGCGACCGACCATAATGTCCGGCTGGCGATGGAGGCCGGGTTGCCGCTGGAAGTGGCCGTGCAAATGGTCACCATCAATCCGGCACGACACATGCGGCTGACGCCGTGGGTCGGTGCCATTGCGCCGGGCCGCTATGCCGATCTGGTATTGCTCGATGAAGTCGAAAAGCTCTCTATTGCCGAGGTCTGGGCCGATGGTGGGCAGGTCTCCGAGGGCCAGAGCTATATTGCGCCCGTGCCCGAGATCGCCTGGCCGCACTGGGCGACCCACACGGTCAATATCCAGCGACAATTGCGCGCCGAGGATTTCGCTATCCCCGCGCCTGCGGGGGCCCAGGACACCGCCAATGCAGCGCTGCTGCGGCCGTTTCACTGGCACGACGAATTCATCACCACGACATTGCCGGTCAAAAACGGGCTGGTGCAGCGCGACGCGGACCGCAACATCACGAAGTTTGCGATTGTCGACCGGTTTTCCGGTGAGGGTAAGACTGCGAAAATGTTCTGGCTGGGCACGGGCCCCAGAACGCCGGACACGGCCCTGGCCTGCTCGATGGGGCATGACAAGCACAATATCTGGGTCGTCGGATCGTCCGACGAGGCCATGGCGCTGGCGGTCAATACGCTCACCGACATGCAGGGCGGCTGGGCGCTGGTCAGCGGCGGCGCCGTTTTGGCGCGCGTGCATTATGAGGTCGGGGGATTAATGACCTGCCGGCCGGCGGCCGAGCTGGATGCGGAAATGGCGGCGCTCTATGCGGCGGGAGCCAACATCGAATGGATGTATGAACCCACATTCTCGCCACGCTGGTGGCCCGGATTTCCCGAACGCCTGGCCTTTGCCACGCTGACCTGTGCGCCATGGCGCTGGGTGCTGGTGGCGCCCTCGCCGCTCGCGCCTGAAGGGTTCGTCAATGTGGCGACGGGGGAGACGCATAAGGTTGTGTGGTAG
- a CDS encoding AAA family ATPase — protein sequence MSISVQQPADPWQRTTTEHGLPADEVISALQKSIRRAMTDNALLLGWEMYLTSPEMEEKLWSRLCVIAVEDIGLGRADAPVLVETLYQQHKRHDRPSGDRFLFAAHAIRVLCASDKDRTSDDMVNWAMRGTQLGELRPEIPDVARDMHTLSGQRQGRDYRYFMEEASKVVPEIPDKDQRYRDWIMAALDAGKLS from the coding sequence ATGAGCATTTCGGTTCAGCAACCCGCCGATCCGTGGCAGCGCACGACCACCGAGCATGGCTTGCCCGCCGACGAGGTGATCTCCGCCTTGCAGAAATCCATCCGCAGGGCAATGACCGACAATGCCCTACTTCTGGGTTGGGAGATGTATCTGACCAGCCCGGAGATGGAGGAGAAGCTGTGGTCGCGGCTATGCGTGATCGCGGTGGAAGATATCGGGCTCGGCCGCGCCGATGCACCGGTGCTGGTGGAAACGCTCTACCAGCAGCACAAGCGCCATGACCGCCCGTCGGGTGACCGCTTTCTATTTGCTGCGCATGCCATTCGCGTGCTGTGCGCCTCGGATAAGGACCGCACCAGCGACGACATGGTCAATTGGGCCATGCGCGGGACCCAGCTTGGCGAACTGCGCCCTGAAATACCCGATGTCGCGCGGGACATGCACACGCTGTCGGGCCAGCGGCAGGGACGCGATTATCGCTATTTCATGGAAGAGGCGAGCAAGGTCGTGCCGGAAATTCCGGACAAGGACCAGCGCTACCGCGACTGGATCATGGCGGCCCTGGATGCAGGAAAGCTTAGCTGA
- a CDS encoding glutamine amidotransferase — MIKRILIAGESWTVHSIHQKGFDSFTTTEYAEGVRWLRDALEKGGWQVTYQPAHVAARDFPFTAEALAEFDCVVLSDIGANTLLLHPDTFSKSKVLPNRLAAIRDYVGNGGGLVMVGGYLTFQGIDAKGQYAGSAVEEALPVSLLQTDDRVETPQGVTPSVTAAGHPMVAGLEGPWPDLLGYNRLAVKPGGELVAAAGGDPLLVAGQFGKGRSVAFASDCGPHWAPPPFVEWAGYNRLWTQIADWAAGHI; from the coding sequence ATGATCAAGAGAATTCTCATTGCCGGCGAGTCCTGGACCGTCCATTCGATCCACCAAAAGGGTTTCGACAGTTTCACGACCACTGAATATGCCGAAGGCGTGCGCTGGCTGCGCGACGCGCTGGAAAAGGGCGGATGGCAGGTGACTTACCAACCCGCTCATGTCGCGGCGCGGGATTTTCCATTCACGGCCGAGGCGCTGGCCGAATTTGACTGCGTGGTGCTGTCCGATATCGGCGCGAACACATTGCTGCTGCACCCCGACACATTCAGTAAATCCAAGGTGCTGCCCAATCGGCTTGCCGCAATCCGGGACTATGTCGGCAATGGAGGCGGATTGGTGATGGTGGGCGGCTATCTGACCTTCCAGGGCATCGACGCCAAGGGGCAATATGCCGGCTCGGCCGTGGAGGAGGCCCTGCCCGTGTCGCTGCTGCAGACCGATGACCGCGTGGAGACGCCGCAGGGCGTGACGCCCAGCGTGACCGCAGCCGGCCATCCAATGGTCGCGGGGCTTGAAGGACCTTGGCCAGACCTGCTTGGCTATAATCGGCTTGCAGTGAAGCCCGGTGGCGAACTGGTCGCAGCCGCGGGGGGTGATCCATTGCTGGTTGCCGGCCAGTTCGGCAAAGGCCGCAGTGTTGCCTTTGCCTCCGATTGCGGCCCACACTGGGCGCCGCCGCCTTTTGTGGAATGGGCCGGCTATAATCGGCTCTGGACACAAATCGCCGATTGGGCAGCGGGGCATATCTGA
- a CDS encoding LacI family DNA-binding transcriptional regulator codes for MSEVAAEAGVSPTAVSRYLNNRIELPQATRDRIDAAIAKLDYRPNVLARRLSKGKAEAISLVTPDIANPFFAELAAAVELEAHEHGYAVYISSTSSGAGNEADAIRRMSDGHVDGLIIMTNRVDDGTLAGLLEGRDNVVVLDEDIAGVSVPRIFVENVEGAYQATRHLLAAGHKDIALIGGPNRLMSVTERLAGFARAMEEAGIAVPPGRVMLGDYTSQFGETAANVLLDAADRPSAILACSDYIAIGVMKAVRALGLTIPRDLSLVGFDDMAFAELVDPPLTTVHQPVEDMGRLAVRHLLALLDSTQIPPAETRLPVRLIPRHSVAVPFIKATK; via the coding sequence TTGAGCGAAGTTGCTGCCGAGGCCGGGGTCTCGCCCACGGCGGTTTCGCGCTATCTCAACAATCGGATCGAGCTGCCGCAGGCGACGCGGGACCGAATCGACGCGGCCATAGCCAAGCTCGACTACCGCCCCAATGTGCTGGCGCGCCGGCTTTCAAAGGGGAAGGCAGAGGCAATCAGCCTGGTGACGCCTGATATTGCCAACCCGTTCTTTGCCGAGCTGGCAGCCGCCGTGGAACTTGAGGCGCATGAGCACGGCTATGCGGTTTATATCTCTTCAACAAGCAGCGGCGCCGGAAACGAAGCGGATGCCATACGCCGCATGAGCGACGGCCATGTGGATGGGCTCATCATCATGACCAATCGTGTGGACGATGGGACGCTGGCTGGCCTGCTCGAGGGCCGGGACAATGTGGTGGTGCTCGACGAAGACATTGCGGGCGTGAGCGTGCCGCGCATTTTTGTCGAGAATGTCGAGGGGGCCTATCAGGCGACCCGTCATCTGCTGGCGGCGGGACACAAGGATATTGCCCTGATTGGTGGCCCCAACCGGCTGATGAGCGTGACCGAGCGGCTAGCAGGATTTGCCCGGGCCATGGAGGAAGCGGGCATCGCTGTGCCGCCGGGCCGCGTCATGCTGGGCGACTATACCAGCCAATTCGGCGAGACCGCGGCCAATGTGCTGCTCGACGCCGCGGATCGCCCCAGCGCGATCCTGGCTTGTTCGGACTATATCGCCATTGGCGTGATGAAGGCGGTACGCGCGCTAGGACTAACGATACCCCGAGATCTCAGCCTGGTCGGCTTTGACGACATGGCATTTGCAGAACTCGTCGATCCGCCGCTGACCACGGTGCACCAGCCGGTCGAGGACATGGGTCGCCTGGCCGTGCGGCACCTGCTTGCGCTGCTGGACAGCACACAAATTCCACCCGCCGAGACCCGATTGCCGGTCCGGCTTATTCCCCGTCACTCCGTGGCGGTCCCTTTCATCAAGGCCACAAAATGA
- a CDS encoding creatininase family protein, with translation MSAVDLARASWPDVAAKVREGTLAVLAIGACEQHGAHLPLTTDTDMSQGVARRIAQAIEALLLPPIAYGDAWTARSFPGTISISPRTLQALIEDIGHEVLRMGVKGLVLVNGHFGNREPMLLAARTLTEAGLPVCHLDYPGLERLAGEVCDSKPAAPHFYHADEVETAIMLSVAPEGVDMTRAEASYPSFPPTFGSEPMQLGDFNPSGVFGDPRPATAEKGEKLVAGIVRESLDVLGAWRVRHGI, from the coding sequence ATGAGCGCGGTCGATCTCGCCCGTGCATCCTGGCCGGATGTGGCCGCGAAGGTGCGCGAAGGCACTTTGGCGGTTCTTGCCATTGGCGCCTGCGAGCAACATGGCGCGCATCTGCCACTAACCACGGATACGGACATGTCCCAAGGCGTGGCGCGGCGGATTGCACAGGCGATCGAGGCCCTGCTGTTGCCTCCCATCGCCTATGGCGACGCCTGGACTGCGCGCAGCTTTCCCGGAACGATTTCGATCTCGCCGCGCACGCTGCAGGCACTGATCGAAGACATCGGACACGAGGTCCTGCGCATGGGGGTCAAGGGGCTGGTTCTGGTCAACGGCCATTTCGGCAATCGCGAGCCGATGCTGCTTGCCGCCCGCACCCTCACCGAGGCCGGCCTGCCGGTTTGCCATCTCGACTATCCGGGGCTTGAAAGACTGGCCGGCGAGGTCTGCGACAGCAAGCCGGCGGCGCCGCATTTCTACCATGCTGACGAGGTGGAAACCGCGATCATGTTGTCGGTGGCGCCCGAAGGCGTCGACATGACGCGCGCGGAGGCATCCTATCCGTCTTTTCCACCCACTTTCGGGTCCGAGCCAATGCAATTGGGCGATTTCAACCCATCAGGTGTCTTTGGCGACCCCCGCCCCGCGACGGCAGAAAAGGGCGAAAAACTGGTGGCCGGAATCGTGCGCGAAAGCCTGGACGTCCTTGGCGCCTGGCGCGTTCGGCACGGGATCTAG